The following are from one region of the Shinella sp. PSBB067 genome:
- the lpdA gene encoding dihydrolipoyl dehydrogenase: MASSYDVIIIGSGPGGYIAAIRAAQLGLKTAIVEREHLAGICSNWGCIPTKALLRSAEIFHYAQHPGDYGVKIDGTVTADLAAIVARSRGIAQRMNAGVGFLMKKNKVDIIWGEAKLTKPGEIVVSRTTKAIQQPQAPLPKTVLPEGTYTAKHIVIATGARPRALPGIEPDGKLIWTYFEAMKPEAMPKSLLVMGSGAIGIEFASFYRTLGVEVTVVEVMKTVMPVEDAEISALAKKQFEKQGMKIHLEAKVARVEKGANSITAHVEMKDGKVEKITADRMISAVGVQANIETIGLEALGVKTDRGFIAIDGYGRTNVPGLYAIGDVAGPPMLAHKAEHEAVICIEKIAGLPNVHPMDKSKIPGCTYCHPQVASVGLTEAKAKEQGRDIRVGRFPFVANGKAIALGEDQGLVKTIFDRKTGELLGAHLVGAEVTELIQGFVIAMNLETTEEELMHTIFPHPTISETLKESVLDAYGRALNA; the protein is encoded by the coding sequence ATGGCTTCTTCCTACGACGTCATCATCATCGGCTCCGGCCCCGGCGGCTATATCGCGGCGATCCGCGCCGCCCAGCTCGGCCTGAAGACGGCCATCGTCGAGCGCGAGCACCTCGCCGGCATCTGCTCCAACTGGGGCTGCATCCCGACCAAGGCGCTGCTGCGCTCGGCGGAGATCTTCCACTACGCGCAGCATCCGGGCGATTACGGCGTGAAGATCGACGGCACGGTGACGGCGGACCTTGCCGCCATCGTCGCCCGCTCGCGCGGCATCGCCCAGCGCATGAATGCCGGCGTCGGCTTCCTGATGAAGAAGAACAAGGTCGACATCATCTGGGGCGAGGCCAAGCTGACGAAGCCCGGCGAGATCGTGGTGTCCAGGACGACCAAGGCGATCCAGCAGCCGCAGGCGCCGCTGCCGAAGACCGTCCTGCCCGAAGGCACCTACACCGCCAAGCACATCGTCATCGCCACCGGCGCGCGCCCGCGCGCCCTGCCGGGCATCGAGCCGGACGGCAAGCTGATCTGGACCTATTTCGAGGCGATGAAGCCTGAGGCGATGCCGAAGTCGCTGCTCGTCATGGGCTCGGGCGCCATCGGCATCGAGTTCGCCTCCTTCTACCGCACGCTCGGCGTCGAGGTGACGGTCGTCGAGGTGATGAAGACGGTGATGCCGGTCGAGGACGCGGAGATCTCGGCGCTCGCCAAGAAGCAGTTCGAGAAGCAGGGCATGAAGATTCATCTGGAGGCCAAGGTCGCCAGGGTGGAGAAGGGCGCCAATTCCATCACCGCCCATGTCGAGATGAAGGACGGCAAGGTCGAGAAGATCACCGCCGACCGGATGATCTCCGCCGTCGGCGTGCAGGCGAACATCGAGACGATCGGCCTTGAGGCGCTCGGCGTGAAGACCGACCGCGGCTTCATCGCCATCGACGGCTACGGCAGGACGAATGTTCCCGGCCTCTACGCCATCGGCGATGTCGCCGGTCCCCCCATGCTCGCCCACAAGGCCGAGCACGAGGCCGTCATCTGCATCGAGAAGATCGCCGGCCTGCCGAACGTCCACCCGATGGACAAGTCGAAGATCCCCGGCTGCACCTACTGCCACCCGCAGGTCGCCTCGGTGGGCCTGACGGAAGCCAAGGCCAAGGAGCAGGGCCGCGACATCCGCGTCGGCCGCTTCCCCTTCGTCGCCAACGGCAAGGCCATCGCGCTGGGCGAGGACCAGGGCCTCGTCAAGACGATCTTCGACAGGAAGACCGGCGAACTGCTCGGCGCCCACCTCGTCGGCGCGGAAGTGACCGAACTCATCCAGGGCTTTGTCATCGCCATGAACCTGGAGACGACGGAGGAGGAGCTGATGCACACGATCTTCCCGCACCCGACGATCTCCGAGACGCTGAAGGAAAGCGTGCTGGATGCCTATGGGCGTGCATTGAACGCTTGA
- a CDS encoding substrate-binding domain-containing protein encodes MKLNRMLMGAALLSLAAGGAAQAQSQQDLIKPIDKELTFVYIPKVIHPWYDVVAEGAKFAAEELAKSGIKVNVIWDQPPQADVADQNQRIETNIGRKPDGLAVACLDQATNVQLLGEARKAGVNVITFNSFCDDAFPFVGPKSSYQDGFDLGEFLAKTLDGKGKIGILAGSLTASDHVQRIEGFKKALESHPDMQIVFEQPDNDVLEDAVTLTENALQANPDIAGIFGSNASNPIGAARAVKNAGLAGKVAIVGMDDLPEAVDAVCDGTITALKAQRQWDMGYWTVKYLVAMNENHTYPMFHDTGSRFITKDDCK; translated from the coding sequence ATGAAACTGAACCGAATGCTGATGGGCGCTGCCCTCTTGTCGCTTGCGGCCGGCGGTGCTGCGCAGGCACAGAGCCAGCAGGACCTGATCAAGCCGATCGACAAGGAACTGACCTTCGTCTACATTCCGAAGGTCATCCATCCCTGGTACGACGTCGTGGCCGAAGGCGCGAAGTTCGCCGCCGAAGAGCTTGCCAAGTCCGGCATCAAGGTCAACGTCATCTGGGACCAGCCGCCGCAGGCGGACGTGGCGGACCAGAACCAGCGCATCGAGACCAATATCGGCCGCAAGCCCGACGGCCTGGCCGTCGCCTGCCTCGACCAGGCGACGAACGTGCAGCTCCTCGGCGAAGCGCGCAAGGCCGGCGTCAACGTCATCACCTTCAACTCGTTCTGCGACGACGCCTTCCCCTTCGTGGGCCCGAAGAGCAGCTACCAGGACGGCTTCGATCTCGGCGAGTTCCTCGCCAAGACGCTCGACGGCAAGGGCAAGATCGGCATCCTCGCCGGCAGCCTGACGGCCTCCGACCACGTCCAGCGCATCGAGGGCTTCAAGAAGGCGCTGGAAAGCCATCCGGACATGCAGATCGTCTTCGAGCAGCCCGACAACGACGTGCTGGAGGATGCCGTCACGCTGACGGAGAACGCATTGCAGGCCAATCCCGACATTGCCGGCATCTTCGGCTCGAACGCCTCCAACCCGATCGGCGCGGCCCGTGCCGTGAAGAATGCCGGGCTGGCCGGCAAGGTTGCCATCGTCGGCATGGACGACCTGCCGGAAGCCGTCGATGCGGTATGCGACGGGACGATCACCGCCCTCAAGGCCCAGCGCCAGTGGGACATGGGCTACTGGACGGTGAAGTATCTCGTGGCGATGAACGAGAACCACACCTATCCGATGTTCCACGACACCGGCTCGCGCTTCATCACGAAGGACGACTGCAAGTAA
- a CDS encoding NAD(P)H-dependent oxidoreductase, whose amino-acid sequence MSINVAPTGLARDLLARADTGKPIRIGLIGSGEMGTDIVTRVAHMPGIEIGAICDLNIARARGAVDIAYRAQGHHRDASGTDELNAAMEQGKIAITSDSGAILNSGLIDVVIDATGVPAVGAEIGLSAMEHGKHLVMMNVEADVTIGAYLKSEAERLGVTYSLGAGDEPSSCMELIEFVTAMGHTIVAAGKGKNNPLNVDATPDRYAEEANRRNMNVRMLVEFVDGSKTMVEMAAIANATGLVPDKPGMHGPAATLDQLSSTLVPEKDGGVLSKVGVVDYSIGKGVAPGVFVVADMSHPRISERMEDLKMGKGPYFTFHRPYHLTSLEVPLTCARVVLYGKPDMVPLSTPVAEVCAVAKKDMAPGESLDAIGEYCYRAWIMTAPEARAANAIPCGLLQGGVVTAPIRKGDLITYRNASVAPGSRIAALRARQDALVYGKEA is encoded by the coding sequence ATGTCCATCAATGTCGCCCCCACGGGTCTTGCGCGCGATCTGCTGGCGCGTGCGGATACCGGCAAGCCCATCCGGATCGGCCTCATCGGCAGCGGCGAGATGGGCACCGACATCGTCACGCGCGTCGCCCACATGCCGGGCATCGAGATTGGCGCGATCTGCGACCTCAATATTGCCCGTGCCCGCGGCGCGGTGGACATCGCCTACCGTGCGCAGGGCCATCACCGCGACGCCTCCGGCACCGACGAGCTCAACGCGGCCATGGAACAGGGCAAGATCGCGATCACCTCGGATTCCGGCGCGATCCTCAACAGCGGCCTGATCGACGTGGTGATCGATGCGACGGGCGTGCCCGCCGTCGGTGCGGAAATCGGCCTGTCGGCCATGGAGCACGGCAAGCACCTGGTGATGATGAACGTGGAGGCGGACGTCACGATCGGCGCCTATCTCAAGAGTGAGGCCGAGCGCCTCGGCGTGACCTATTCGCTCGGCGCGGGCGATGAGCCGTCCTCCTGCATGGAACTGATCGAGTTCGTGACGGCGATGGGCCACACCATCGTCGCCGCCGGCAAGGGCAAGAACAATCCGCTGAATGTCGATGCGACGCCGGACCGGTATGCCGAGGAGGCGAACCGCCGGAACATGAATGTCCGCATGCTGGTCGAGTTCGTCGACGGTTCGAAGACCATGGTCGAGATGGCGGCGATCGCCAACGCGACCGGCCTCGTGCCCGACAAGCCCGGCATGCACGGCCCGGCGGCGACGCTCGACCAGCTTTCCTCCACCCTGGTTCCGGAAAAGGACGGGGGCGTCCTCTCGAAGGTCGGCGTCGTCGACTATTCCATCGGCAAGGGCGTCGCGCCCGGTGTGTTCGTGGTCGCCGACATGTCGCATCCGCGCATTTCGGAGCGGATGGAGGACCTGAAGATGGGCAAGGGGCCTTATTTCACCTTCCACCGGCCCTACCATCTCACCTCGCTCGAGGTGCCGCTGACCTGCGCCCGCGTGGTGCTCTACGGCAAGCCGGATATGGTGCCGCTTTCAACGCCCGTCGCGGAGGTCTGCGCCGTCGCCAAGAAGGACATGGCCCCCGGCGAAAGCCTCGATGCGATCGGCGAATATTGCTACCGCGCCTGGATCATGACCGCGCCGGAAGCGCGCGCCGCGAACGCCATTCCCTGCGGCCTGCTGCAGGGCGGCGTCGTCACCGCGCCGATCCGCAAGGGCGACCTCATCACCTACCGGAACGCCTCCGTGGCGCCCGGCTCGCGCATCGCGGCGCTCCGCGCCCGGCAGGATGCGCTCGTCTACGGCAAGGAGGCTTGA
- a CDS encoding thiamine pyrophosphate-dependent dehydrogenase E1 component subunit alpha, protein MADHARALKAEPDSSNLPFIYREYGREQLMDALRRMHLIRQFEEGAEESYMRGLIHGTMHLSIGQEASAMGICMPLTVEDQITSTHRGHGHCIAKGAEVARMFAEFFGKTTGYCAGRGGSMHIADVTTGNLGANGIVGGGLPIAVGAALTAKRLKTGKVVVCFFGDGANNEGAFHESLNMASVWSLPVIFVCENNGYGMSTSTARSTAVANIADRAPAYGMPGVIVDGNVLSDVAEATHNAVQRARRGEGPTLIETKTYRYRGHSKSDRNRYRTKDEIEDWMTNRDPIARYEAQLQEFGIASPEQIEAVREAVRQEIAAGIEFAKDSPMPEISGLADNVYTEGA, encoded by the coding sequence ATGGCGGACCACGCCCGTGCCCTGAAGGCTGAACCCGACAGCAGCAATCTGCCCTTCATTTATCGCGAATACGGCCGCGAGCAGTTGATGGATGCGCTGCGCAGGATGCATCTCATCCGCCAGTTCGAGGAAGGCGCCGAGGAAAGCTACATGCGCGGCCTCATCCACGGCACCATGCACCTGTCCATCGGGCAGGAGGCGAGCGCCATGGGCATCTGCATGCCGCTCACCGTGGAGGACCAGATCACCTCCACCCATCGCGGCCATGGCCATTGCATCGCCAAGGGCGCCGAGGTGGCGCGCATGTTCGCCGAATTCTTCGGCAAGACCACGGGCTATTGTGCCGGCCGCGGCGGCTCCATGCACATCGCCGACGTGACGACCGGCAATCTCGGCGCGAACGGCATCGTCGGCGGCGGCCTGCCGATCGCCGTCGGGGCGGCGCTGACCGCCAAGCGGCTGAAGACCGGCAAGGTCGTCGTCTGCTTCTTCGGCGACGGCGCCAACAACGAGGGCGCCTTCCATGAATCGCTGAACATGGCGTCGGTCTGGTCGCTGCCGGTCATCTTCGTGTGCGAGAACAACGGCTACGGCATGTCCACCTCGACCGCCCGTTCCACGGCGGTCGCCAACATCGCCGACCGCGCGCCGGCCTATGGAATGCCGGGCGTCATCGTCGACGGCAACGTGCTGTCCGACGTCGCGGAAGCGACGCACAACGCCGTCCAGCGCGCCCGCCGGGGCGAGGGGCCGACGCTGATCGAGACCAAGACCTATCGCTATCGCGGCCATTCCAAGAGCGACCGCAACCGCTACCGCACCAAGGACGAGATCGAGGACTGGATGACCAACCGCGATCCGATCGCCCGCTACGAGGCGCAGCTCCAGGAGTTCGGCATCGCCTCGCCCGAGCAGATCGAGGCGGTGCGCGAGGCGGTCCGGCAGGAAATCGCCGCCGGCATCGAATTCGCCAAGGACAGCCCGATGCCGGAGATTTCCGGCCTCGCCGACAATGTTTATACCGAAGGGGCGTGA
- a CDS encoding alpha-ketoacid dehydrogenase subunit beta, which translates to MNAVPRELSYSQAIQEAMALAMEADERVILMGEDIGVYGGAFQVTGDLIERFGPDRVMDTPISELGGAGVAVGAAVTGLRPIFEFQFSDFAALAMEQIVNQAAKMRYMLGGAVSVPVVMRFPAGSGTGAAAQHSQSIEAWLGHVPGLKVIQPATPYDVKGMLLAAVADPDPVMIFEHKLLYKMKGPVPEGYYTVPLNKAEVRREGGDVTIVATSIMVHKALEAAEKLAEEGISVEVVDLRSIRPIDRETVIASVKKTSRLICVYEGVKTLGIGAEISAMIAESEAFDYLDAPIVRLGGSETPIPYNPELEKAAVPQMPDILAAARDLVRGVR; encoded by the coding sequence ATGAACGCGGTGCCGAGGGAACTGAGCTACTCGCAGGCGATCCAGGAAGCCATGGCGCTCGCCATGGAGGCGGACGAGCGCGTCATCCTGATGGGCGAGGATATCGGCGTCTATGGCGGCGCCTTCCAGGTGACGGGCGACCTGATCGAGCGTTTCGGCCCGGACCGGGTCATGGACACGCCGATCTCCGAGCTCGGCGGCGCCGGCGTCGCGGTGGGCGCGGCGGTGACGGGCCTGCGGCCGATCTTCGAATTCCAGTTCTCGGATTTCGCGGCGCTCGCCATGGAGCAGATCGTCAACCAGGCGGCCAAGATGCGCTACATGCTGGGCGGCGCGGTCTCCGTGCCTGTCGTCATGCGCTTTCCGGCCGGGTCCGGCACGGGCGCGGCGGCCCAGCACAGCCAGAGCATCGAGGCCTGGCTCGGGCATGTGCCCGGCCTCAAGGTCATCCAGCCCGCCACGCCGTATGACGTGAAGGGCATGCTGCTGGCCGCGGTCGCCGATCCCGACCCGGTGATGATCTTCGAGCACAAGCTGCTCTACAAGATGAAGGGACCGGTCCCCGAGGGCTATTACACCGTTCCGCTCAACAAGGCGGAGGTGCGCCGCGAGGGCGGCGACGTGACCATCGTGGCAACCTCCATCATGGTGCACAAGGCGCTCGAGGCGGCGGAAAAGCTTGCCGAAGAGGGCATAAGCGTGGAGGTCGTCGACCTCCGCTCGATCCGCCCCATCGACCGCGAGACGGTCATCGCCTCGGTGAAGAAGACGTCCCGCCTGATCTGCGTCTACGAGGGCGTGAAGACGCTTGGCATCGGCGCGGAGATCTCCGCCATGATCGCCGAGAGCGAGGCCTTCGACTATCTCGATGCGCCGATCGTGCGCCTCGGCGGCTCGGAAACGCCCATCCCCTACAATCCGGAGCTGGAAAAGGCCGCCGTGCCGCAGATGCCGGACATCCTCGCAGCCGCGCGCGACCTCGTCAGGGGAGTGCGCTGA
- a CDS encoding alcohol dehydrogenase catalytic domain-containing protein, with protein MKAGLLKAPNRLDFETVGDPALKPGDLLIRVKAATVCGTDIRIFRGRKTAGIRYPSILGHEFSGEVVETGGHGGFSCGDAVAVCPAIPCGHCAHCIRGYENICKNQIAIGYEIDGAFAEYIRIPEQAVLSGNVFKLPAGLSWEKAALIEPLSCVLNGQERIGVGIADRVVILGCGPIGLLHVKLARLSGAARIIVSEPSAGRRAAALAAGADVVVDPASEDLKAIVLRETDGLGADKVIVAIGVPRLANDAIGLVRHRGAVSLFAGFSAGETATLDVNAIHYNEIIVTGSFGLDRLQFEKALAMIASGRLEVESMLTHRFPLDEITTALETAERGDAIKVAILNA; from the coding sequence ATGAAGGCTGGACTATTGAAGGCGCCGAACCGGCTGGATTTCGAAACGGTCGGCGATCCGGCCTTGAAGCCGGGCGATCTCCTGATCCGCGTGAAGGCCGCGACCGTCTGCGGCACCGACATACGCATCTTCCGGGGCCGGAAGACGGCCGGCATCCGCTACCCCTCGATCCTCGGCCATGAATTCTCCGGCGAAGTGGTGGAGACCGGCGGGCACGGCGGGTTTTCCTGCGGCGATGCCGTCGCCGTCTGTCCGGCCATACCCTGCGGGCATTGCGCCCATTGCATCCGGGGCTACGAGAACATCTGCAAGAACCAGATCGCCATCGGCTACGAGATCGATGGCGCCTTCGCCGAATATATCCGCATTCCCGAACAGGCGGTCCTTTCGGGCAACGTGTTCAAGCTGCCGGCGGGGCTGTCATGGGAAAAGGCCGCGCTCATCGAACCGCTTTCCTGCGTGCTGAACGGGCAGGAGCGCATCGGCGTCGGCATTGCCGACCGCGTGGTCATCCTCGGCTGCGGGCCGATCGGCCTGTTGCATGTCAAGCTCGCCCGCCTTTCCGGCGCCGCGCGCATCATCGTCTCCGAGCCGAGCGCGGGGCGGCGGGCGGCGGCGCTTGCGGCCGGCGCGGATGTCGTCGTCGATCCGGCATCGGAAGACCTGAAAGCCATCGTGCTGCGCGAGACGGACGGGCTCGGCGCCGACAAGGTCATCGTTGCGATCGGCGTGCCGCGGCTTGCCAACGACGCGATCGGCCTCGTGCGCCACCGCGGCGCGGTCAGCCTGTTCGCCGGCTTCTCCGCGGGGGAGACGGCGACGCTCGACGTCAACGCCATCCACTACAACGAGATCATCGTCACCGGCTCCTTCGGGCTCGACCGGCTGCAGTTCGAAAAGGCGCTGGCCATGATCGCCTCCGGGCGGCTGGAAGTGGAAAGCATGCTGACCCACCGCTTCCCGCTCGACGAGATAACGACCGCGCTCGAGACGGCGGAACGGGGCGATGCCATCAAGGTCGCGATCCTCAATGCCTGA
- a CDS encoding glycerol-3-phosphate dehydrogenase/oxidase: MPDTAARLLGLPEHATVLILGGGINGCGLFRDLCEQGVDVLLVEKGDFCSGASAASSRLMHGGIKYLETGEFRLVAQSARERNLLLSNAAHYVKPLETVLPVGSLFGGIIPSVRRFLGLKAKLADRGALITRAGLLLYDLFGRHFRTMPNHRMLGRRKALALMPELNPSIRAIGLYYEAHITHAERLGLELILDGEAANPAARALNYAEVALVDGRLRVRDRISGLSRGVSADIVVNAGGAWIDKVNAALGIPSRHMGGNKGSHLVVRNRRLHDALRGRMVYFGSADGRVNLLYPFMGNVLIGSTDIPEPDPDAARCSEAEMGYMAAVISEVFPDIAVTPDQIALTWCGVRPLPRSEGLAPGEVSRDHSIAEDRIPGLGLPVLSLIGGKWTTFRGFAEEVADRILAMTGRERRIGTERLAIGGGNGFPAKPDAFEAAAAELSVRFSAPPETCRRLLARYGTGVRTMLTQAGGRLTPLASLPAYAGEEIAFLCRREKVETLEDVLFRRTDIALSGALTGDVLDEVAHVAGQALGWGDDRILRERKASRAVAARNHIAL; the protein is encoded by the coding sequence ATGCCTGACACCGCCGCGCGCCTCCTCGGCCTGCCGGAGCATGCCACGGTCCTCATTCTCGGCGGCGGCATCAACGGCTGCGGCCTTTTCCGCGATCTGTGCGAACAGGGCGTCGACGTCCTGCTGGTGGAGAAGGGCGATTTCTGCTCTGGAGCGAGCGCGGCCTCCTCGCGGCTGATGCATGGCGGCATCAAATATCTGGAGACCGGTGAGTTCCGGCTCGTCGCGCAGTCGGCGCGCGAGCGCAACCTGCTGCTCTCCAACGCAGCCCATTACGTCAAGCCTCTCGAAACCGTGCTGCCGGTCGGCTCGCTGTTCGGCGGCATCATTCCCTCCGTCCGGCGCTTCCTCGGCCTCAAGGCGAAGCTTGCCGACCGCGGGGCGCTGATCACCCGGGCGGGTCTCCTGCTCTACGACCTCTTCGGGCGGCACTTCCGCACCATGCCCAACCATCGCATGCTGGGGCGGCGCAAGGCGCTCGCCCTGATGCCCGAGCTCAATCCGTCCATCCGCGCCATCGGGCTCTATTACGAGGCGCACATCACCCATGCCGAGCGGCTGGGCCTGGAACTGATCCTCGACGGCGAGGCGGCCAATCCGGCGGCGCGGGCGCTGAACTATGCCGAGGTGGCGCTCGTCGACGGCCGGCTGCGGGTCAGGGACCGCATCAGCGGGCTTTCCCGCGGCGTCAGCGCCGACATCGTCGTCAATGCCGGCGGCGCGTGGATCGACAAGGTCAACGCCGCGCTCGGCATCCCGTCCCGGCACATGGGCGGCAACAAGGGTTCGCATCTGGTGGTGCGCAACCGCCGCCTGCACGATGCCCTGCGCGGCCGCATGGTCTATTTCGGCTCGGCCGACGGGCGTGTGAACCTGCTCTATCCCTTCATGGGCAATGTGCTGATCGGCTCGACGGACATTCCCGAACCGGACCCGGATGCGGCGCGCTGCAGCGAGGCGGAGATGGGCTACATGGCCGCCGTCATCTCCGAGGTCTTCCCGGACATTGCCGTCACGCCCGACCAGATCGCGCTCACCTGGTGCGGCGTGCGCCCGCTGCCGCGCTCGGAAGGGCTCGCGCCCGGCGAGGTCAGCCGCGACCATTCCATCGCCGAAGACCGCATTCCCGGCCTCGGCCTGCCCGTCCTGTCGCTAATCGGCGGGAAGTGGACCACCTTCCGCGGTTTCGCCGAGGAAGTCGCAGACCGGATCCTCGCCATGACCGGGCGGGAACGGCGGATCGGTACCGAACGGCTCGCCATCGGCGGAGGAAACGGCTTCCCGGCGAAACCGGACGCCTTCGAGGCGGCGGCGGCAGAGCTGTCAGTCCGGTTTTCCGCGCCGCCGGAGACCTGCCGGCGACTGCTCGCCCGCTACGGCACCGGCGTACGCACCATGCTTACGCAGGCCGGCGGGCGCCTGACGCCGCTCGCTTCGCTTCCCGCCTATGCCGGCGAGGAAATCGCCTTCCTCTGCCGGCGCGAGAAGGTCGAGACGCTGGAGGACGTGCTCTTCCGCCGGACCGACATCGCCCTTTCGGGCGCCCTGACTGGCGATGTCCTCGACGAGGTGGCGCATGTTGCCGGGCAGGCCCTCGGCTGGGGCGATGACCGCATCCTCAGGGAGCGTAAGGCGAGCCGCGCCGTCGCCGCCCGCAATCACATCGCCCTCTGA
- a CDS encoding sugar-binding transcriptional regulator — protein MNQIVGGPVVQSEADRLRARVAWLYHVEGHTQNEIANRLGINRVMVVRMLAEARRRNEVRISITSPLSELVALERALEAAFDIRRVVIAPFAEEGGDPAQVIAAAAGAHISGLMAPGMTVGVGWGTTLYNTLPFIAGGALEDFRVISLLGGISAARRFNPAEFAWQFAELFRGEGYLVPAPAVVDSPETKHALLERCGLAAIFEMADKLDVALLSVGGIANLTTSYRTGYLTEADRRSLVEAGAVGDVLYNFIDAEGNVLDHEVNERVISVALPRLRRTPERILVSGGREKRVAIRAALRTVAPTTLITDEQTASALLAG, from the coding sequence ATGAACCAGATCGTCGGTGGGCCTGTTGTGCAGAGCGAGGCCGATCGGCTGCGCGCACGCGTGGCCTGGCTCTATCATGTGGAGGGTCACACCCAGAACGAGATCGCCAACCGCCTCGGCATCAACCGTGTCATGGTCGTGCGCATGCTCGCAGAGGCGCGTCGCCGAAACGAGGTGCGGATTTCGATCACATCCCCGCTTTCCGAACTGGTCGCGCTTGAGCGGGCTCTCGAGGCGGCATTCGATATCCGCCGGGTGGTCATTGCCCCCTTCGCTGAAGAGGGCGGCGATCCTGCGCAGGTGATCGCCGCTGCGGCGGGGGCGCATATCTCCGGTTTGATGGCGCCCGGCATGACCGTCGGGGTGGGGTGGGGAACGACCCTCTACAACACGCTCCCCTTCATAGCCGGCGGTGCGCTCGAGGATTTCCGCGTGATCTCGCTGCTCGGCGGTATCTCCGCGGCGCGGCGCTTCAACCCGGCGGAATTCGCCTGGCAGTTCGCCGAGCTTTTCCGCGGTGAGGGCTATCTCGTGCCCGCGCCGGCCGTTGTCGACAGCCCGGAGACGAAGCATGCGCTGCTGGAGCGGTGCGGCCTGGCGGCGATCTTCGAGATGGCGGACAAGCTCGACGTGGCGCTGCTCTCCGTCGGCGGGATCGCGAATCTCACCACCAGCTATCGCACCGGCTACCTGACGGAGGCCGACCGCCGGTCCCTGGTGGAGGCCGGCGCCGTCGGCGACGTGCTTTATAATTTCATCGATGCCGAAGGGAATGTGCTCGATCACGAGGTGAACGAGCGGGTGATCTCCGTTGCGCTGCCGCGCCTGCGGCGGACGCCGGAGCGCATCCTCGTTTCCGGCGGCAGGGAAAAGCGCGTCGCCATCCGCGCCGCGCTGCGGACCGTCGCGCCGACCACCCTCATCACGGACGAGCAGACGGCCAGCGCCCTCCTGGCGGGATAG
- a CDS encoding pyruvate dehydrogenase complex dihydrolipoamide acetyltransferase, which yields MASEVIMPKVDMDMATGKISKWFFSEGDQVKKGDVLFEIETDKAAMEIDAQADGTLRNVTGREGIDIPVGSPVAWIVAAGEDVPDAAAPPPAEAKAEPAAAPVDAAPVAPVVSKADSAGGAVRATPLARRLARDKGLDLAGLSGSGPHGRIVGADVLAAGAAPAAACAARSAPAPAVPAPGPDAALKHFPDDSYTLQAHTGMRRTIARRLVEAKSTVPHFYLTADCRLDALLTLRTELNAAAPSVDGAPAYKLSVNDMVIKAYALALTATPDANVSWTEEQLVRHRFVDVGVAVSVPGGLITPIIRHSQAKSLSAISNEMKDLAARARAGKLKPEEYQGGTGAVSNLGMFGVREFAAIINPPHATILAVGAGERRPVVLQDGSIAAATVMSVTLSTDHRAVDGALGAELIGRFRAFIENPMSMLV from the coding sequence ATGGCGAGCGAAGTGATCATGCCCAAGGTCGACATGGACATGGCGACCGGAAAGATCTCGAAATGGTTCTTCTCCGAAGGGGACCAGGTGAAGAAGGGCGACGTGCTCTTCGAGATCGAGACCGACAAGGCGGCGATGGAGATCGACGCGCAGGCCGACGGCACACTGCGCAACGTGACGGGCAGGGAAGGGATCGACATACCCGTCGGCTCCCCCGTCGCCTGGATCGTCGCCGCCGGCGAGGACGTGCCGGATGCAGCCGCGCCGCCCCCGGCGGAGGCCAAGGCCGAACCTGCCGCCGCGCCGGTCGATGCCGCACCCGTTGCACCCGTCGTTTCCAAGGCCGATAGCGCCGGCGGTGCCGTGAGGGCGACGCCGCTCGCCCGCCGGCTTGCCCGGGACAAGGGCCTCGACCTTGCCGGCCTTTCCGGCTCCGGTCCGCATGGCCGCATCGTCGGCGCCGACGTGCTTGCCGCGGGCGCAGCGCCTGCCGCCGCATGTGCCGCTCGCAGCGCTCCGGCGCCTGCCGTGCCCGCGCCCGGCCCGGACGCCGCGCTCAAGCATTTCCCGGATGATTCCTACACGCTTCAGGCCCATACGGGCATGCGCCGCACCATCGCGCGCCGGCTGGTGGAGGCCAAGAGCACGGTCCCGCATTTCTATCTCACGGCGGACTGCCGGCTCGATGCGCTCCTGACGCTGCGCACGGAGCTGAACGCGGCCGCACCCTCGGTAGACGGAGCGCCGGCCTACAAGCTCTCCGTCAACGACATGGTCATCAAGGCCTATGCGCTGGCGCTTACCGCAACGCCCGACGCCAACGTGTCCTGGACGGAGGAGCAGCTGGTCCGCCATCGCTTCGTCGATGTCGGCGTTGCGGTCTCCGTGCCGGGCGGGCTGATCACGCCGATCATCCGTCATTCTCAGGCCAAGTCCCTCTCGGCCATCTCGAACGAGATGAAGGATCTCGCCGCCCGTGCGCGCGCCGGCAAGCTCAAGCCCGAGGAATATCAGGGCGGCACGGGCGCCGTCTCCAATCTCGGCATGTTCGGCGTCAGGGAATTTGCGGCGATCATCAACCCGCCGCACGCCACGATCCTCGCCGTCGGCGCGGGCGAGCGCCGGCCGGTCGTTTTGCAGGACGGCAGCATCGCCGCCGCCACCGTGATGAGCGTGACGCTTTCCACCGACCACCGGGCGGTCGACGGCGCGCTGGGGGCCGAGCTGATCGGCCGCTTCCGCGCCTTCATCGAAAACCCGATGTCGATGCTGGTCTAG